A DNA window from Daucus carota subsp. sativus chromosome 3, DH1 v3.0, whole genome shotgun sequence contains the following coding sequences:
- the LOC108211159 gene encoding probable indole-3-acetic acid-amido synthetase GH3.1, with protein MTVHSNISSPLGPPACEKDAKALQFIEDMTRNTDSVQANVLAEILSRNAHTEYLRMFHLDGATDRETYKSKVPVVGYDELSPYIKRIADGDRSQILSSQPISEFLTSSGTSAGERKLMPTIAEEWDRRQKLYSLLMPVMNLYVPNLNKGKGLYFYFIKAETKTKSGLVARPVLTSYYKSEQFRNRPYDPYNVNTSPDEAILCPDSFQSMYSQMLCGLMMREEVLRMGAVFASGLVRAVRFLQLNWQELAHDFETGTLNSNITDPSVRARVSEMLKPDPELAKFITGQCSDENWEGIITRIWPNTKYLDVIVTGAMAQYIPTLDYYSNGLPKYCTMYASSECYFGLNLKPVCDPSQVSYTIMPNMGYFEFLPHDSTSSGTLSRDSPPRLLDLAELELGKEYELVISTYAGLCRYRVGDILRVTGFHNSAPQFKFVRRKNVLLSIDSDKTDEAELQSGIDNASVLLREFNTSIVEYTSYADTKTIPGHYVIYWELLIKDSTNPPTDAVLNQCCLAMEESFNSVYRQGRVADNSIGPLEIRVVKNGTFEELMDYAISRGASINQYKVPRCVTFTPILELLDSRVVSSHLSPAAPQWTPDRRR; from the exons ATGACGGTTCATTCTAATATCTCATCTCCTCTTGGCCCTCCCGCTTGCGAGAAAGACGCCAAGGCTCTTCAATTTATTGAGGACATGACTCGAAACACTGACTCCGTGCAAGCTAATGTTCTCGCCGAGATTTTGAGCCGAAATGCACATACTGAGTACCTGCGCATGTTTCATCTGGACGGTGCCACCGACCGTGAAACTTATAAGTCCAAAGTCCCCGTCGTCGGTTACGACGAGCTTAGTCCTTATATTAAACGAATCGCCGATGGTGATCGTTCTCAAATCCTCTCTTCTCAGCCCATCTCTGAGTTCCTCACCAG TTCTGGGACATCTGCTGGAGAAAGAAAGCTGATGCCTACCATTGCTGAGGAGTGGGACCGTAGGCAGAAACTATACAGCCTTCTCATGCCTGTGATGAATCT GTACGTTCCGAATCTAAACAAAGGGAAGGGCTTGTACTTCTACTTCATAAAAGCGGAAACCAAGACCAAGAGTGGCTTGGTAGCGCGCCCGGTGCTCACTAGTTACTACAAAAGTGAGCAATTCAGGAACAGGCCTTATGATCCATACAATGTCAACACGAGCCCTGATGAGGCCATTCTGTGTCCGGATTCTTTCCAAAGCATGTACTCTCAAATGCTCTGTGGCCTCATGATGCGCGAAGAGGTGCTGCGCATGGGTGCTGTGTTTGCTTCCGGTCTAGTTCGAGCCGTTCGTTTTCTCCAACTCAATTGGCAAGAATTGGCTCATGACTTTGAAACCGGAACTCTTAACTCCAATATAACCGATCCTTCTGTGAGGGCACGGGTGTCCGAGATGTTGAAGCCTGACCCAGAGCTTGCTAAGTTTATCACCGGACAATGTTCTGATGAGAATTGGGAGGGGATCATCACCAGAATTTGGCCTAATACCAAATATCTCGACGTGATCGTGACCGGTGCAATGGCTCAGTACATTCCAACGCTTGATTACTACAGCAACGGATTGCCGAAATACTGTACAATGTACGCGTCCTCGGAATGTTACTTTGGCCTTAACTTGAAGCCCGTCTGTGATCCCTCACAAGTTTCGTACACCATCATGCCTAATATGGGCTACTTTGAGTTTCTCCCGCATGACTCCACGTCATCCGGGACTCTCTCGCGTGACTCTCCCCCGCGTCTCCTCGACCTAGCCGAACTCGAGCTAGGCAAGGAGTACGAGCTCGTGATCTCGACCTATGCAGGCTTGTGCAGGTACCGCGTTGGTGACATTCTGCGTGTCACGGGGTTCCACAACTCCGCTCCTCAATTCAAGTTCGTGAGGCGCAAAAATGTACTTCTCAGCATCGACTCGGATAAAACCGATGAGGCCGAATTACAAAGCGGCATAGACAATGCCTCGGTTTTATTACGCGAATTCAACACAAGCATTGTGGAGTACACTAGCTACGCGGATACGAAAACCATCCCCGGCCATTACGTGATCTACTGGGAACTCCTGATAAAGGACTCGACCAACCCACCGACCGACGCGGTGCTGAACCAATGCTGTCTCGCCATGGAAGAATCGTTCAACTCAGTGTATCGACAAGGCCGAGTAGCGGACAACTCAATAGGACCACTCGAGATCAGGGTGGTGAAAAATGGCACATTTGAGGAGCTCATGGACTATGCAATATCAAGAGGCGCATCAATTAATCAATACAAAGTACCAAGATGCGTTACCTTCACACCCATTTTAGAACTACTCGACTCGAGAGTTGTGTCATCACATTTGAGCCCAGCGGCCCCGCAATGGACCCCGGATAGACGTCGTTGA